A window of the Oncorhynchus mykiss isolate Arlee chromosome 15, USDA_OmykA_1.1, whole genome shotgun sequence genome harbors these coding sequences:
- the LOC110490242 gene encoding putative adenosylhomocysteinase 3 isoform X3, with protein sequence MLSKKKDEDTGGEPSRRKIQFADQKQEFNKRPTKIGRRSLSRSISQSSTDSYGSAASYTDSSDDETSPRDKQQKNSKGNGDFCIKNIKQADFGRREIEIAEQEMPALMALRKRAQGEKPLAGAKVVGCTHITAQTAVLMETLTALGAQCRWAACNIYSTQNEVAAALAEGGFSVFAWKGESEDDFWWCIDRCVNLEGWQPNMILDDGGDLTHWIYKKYPNMFKKIKGIVEESVTGVHRLYQLSKAGKLCVPAMNVNDSVTKQKFDNLYCCRESILDGLKRTTDVMFGGKQVVVCGYGEVGKGCCAALKAMGSIVYVTEIDPICALQACMDGFRLVKLNEVIRQVDIVITCTGNKNVVVREYLDRMKNGCIVCNMGHSNTEIDVASLRTPELTWERVRSQVDHVIWPDGKRIVLLAEGRLLNLSCSTVPTFVLSITATTQALALIELYNAPEGRYKQDVYLLPKKMDEYVASLHLPTFDAHLTELSDEQAKYLGLNKNGPFKPNYYRY encoded by the exons ATGTTGTCGAAGAAGAAGGATGAAGACACTGGAGGTGAACCCAGTAGGAGAAAG ATCCAGTTTGCGGACCAGAAACAAGAGTTCAACAAACGTCCCACCAAAATCGGCCGCCGCTCTCTGTCCCGATCCATCTCCCAGTCCTCCACAGACAGCTACGGCTCAG CTGCGTCGTACACAGACAGCTCTGACGATGAGACTTCTCCTCGGGACAAGCAGCAGAAGAACTCCAAGGGCAACGGAGACTTCTGCATCAAGAACATCAAGCAGGCCGACTTCGGACGCCGGGAGATCGAGATCGCTGAGCAAG AGATGCCAGCCCTCATGGCCCTGAGGAAGAGAGCCCAGGGAGAGAAGCCTCTGGCTGGAGCCAAAGTAGTGGGCTGCACCCACATCACAGCTCAAACAGCC GTGTTGATGGAGACACTGACTGCCCTGGGGGCTCAGTGCAGGTGGGCTGCCTGTAACATCTACTCCACTCAGAACGAGGTGGCGGCAGCTCTGGCCGAGGGCG ggttctCTGTGTTCGCGTGGAAGGGCGAGTCGGAGGATGACTTCTGGTGGTGCATCGACCGCTGCGTCAACCTGGAGGGCTGGCAGCCCAACATG ATCCTGGATGACGGCGGAGACCTGACCCACTGGATCTATAAGAAATACCCCAACATGTTCAAGAAGATCAAAGGCATCGTGGAGGAGAGCGTCACTGGAGTACACCG GCTGTACCAGCTGTCCAAGGCGGGGAAGCTGTGTGTCCCGGCCATGAATGTCAACGACTCTGTGACCAAGCAGAAGTTTGACAACCTCTACTGCTGCAGGGAGTCCATCCTGGACGG CCTGAAGAGGACCACTGATGTAATGTTTGGGGGAAAGCAGGTGGTGGTGTGTGGATATGGAGAG GTGGGGAAGGGCTGCTGTGCTGCTCTCAAGGCCATGGGCTCCATCGTGTACGTCACAGAGATCGACCCCATCTGTGCCTTGCAGGCCTG CATGGATGGCTTCAGACTGGTGAAGCTGAATGAAGTGATCAGACAAGTGGACATTGTCATCACTTGCACAG GAAATAAGAACGTGGTGGTGAGAGAGTACCTGGACCGTATGAAGAACGGCTGTATCGTCTGTAACATGGGACACTCGAACACCGAGATCGACGTG GCGAGCCTGCGGACCCCGGAGCTGACCTGGGAGAGGGTGAGGTCACAGGTGGACCACGTCATCTGGCCCGACGGCAAGCGGATAGTGTTGCTGGCTGAG GGTCGTCTGCTGAACCTGAGCTGCTCTACGGTCCCCACCTTTGTCCTGTCCATCACCGCCACCACTCAG GCCCTGGCTCTGATAGAGCTGTACAACGCCCCAGAGGGACGCTACAAACAGGATGTCTACCTGCTGCCCAAGAAGATGG ATGAATATGTGGCCAGTCTTCACCTGCCTACGTTCGATGCCCACCTCACAGAGCTGAGTGACGAGCAGGCCAAGTACCTGGGCTTGAACAAGAACGGGCCCTTCAAGCCAAACTACTACAG gTATTAA